The sequence TGCTTTCGCTCCCAATATTCAAGGAGGTGATGTGCGTCCAATAAATATGTTTCGTCAAACGTCGTAAAACGCAAAATCACGAAGCAAATGGCTCCATGCGTTAACACTTGTTTTATATGTTCAATTTGGTGTTCGTGAAAGTTTTGAAGCGGAAATGATGTGCGATTCCGTGTTTCTTTCGCTTCAAAATCGATATATTTCCCACGATATATGCCGTTATAGTCTGTCGTGGACGGCTGTTTAAAGTACGCTTCTTTAATGACGGCAGCACTTCGTTTTGGATAATCGACACGCACAATTTGCACAGGTGTCGGTTTTTTATGAATGACAGCAATACCTTGAGCTAAGTAATACGTGTTTGTTTCATTTAAGTCAGCCTCAAGTGTCATCCCGCGGTTCCCGTACGTATCAGGAGTACAAGCGCGCAACGTCTGTTCATTTTCTTTTTTTTCATACGTCCGCCCATTCGGATATTTAAACATATCATCCCCCCTTGAATGTTCAACATTATACCATATGTTTCGTCCGTTCGTCATTTTCGTGAAAATTAGAAAAAGCGAGCATATTCGCTCGCTTCTTTTCCTTATGTAGAAGGACGATCCGGGCCTTCTAGCTTTTTGTCGCCGAAGCCTGTCGTTTCTTCTTGCTTCGGTTTTTGCTTTTTCTTTTGTTCTTTTTTCGCCATCGCCATGCCTCCTTTCGCTTTTTTATTTTGACCGCTCATGTCAAAAACATGCGCATCGATTTGTCGAATTTTGTACACACAACACTTTGTTTGCCGAATTTCTTCTAGTTTTGTCAAGTGAGAAGGGAAGAGGTAGTGGATGGAGAATGTGTATGGCAAAGGGCGAAAGGGGAGTTGGAGGATGGAACATATTCAAATGCAACTACAACAGTTGTTTGATGAAATTGAACAGTTAGAAAATAAATTAAAAGAGCGTACGGCAGAACAAATGGCTACACATTACGATATGCAACAAGATCGTTTACAACATATCGAACGCCAACTCGACAACATCGAACAGCAAATTGAAAAAAAAGAAACGTATACGTTCGCTCCGGCAATATAAAAAAGGTGGCCAATGGTGCCACCTTTATTCTTTCACCTTACTCAATGCTTCCCGAATATTGCACGACTCGTTCGTCATCGGGTTTGTATGCCCCAAGCGCCTCTAAATCGCGTACAAGATGACGATACATGCCAAGCGGCAATTCGTTGCGCAAATAAAGTTGGCGCGCAAAGTCAAGCAGTTCGTTTGCATCGATCGGTTCATATTGTTTCATTGCGATAAATTTGTTTTTTAATTCAACAATTGTCATAATTATGCCCTCCCCCTTTTACACTTATCATAACATAAAAAAGACGACATGTTAAATTCAAAAAATTGAGAATTCCGACATCGATTGACATGATTAGTCACGAACCATTTTACTTCAAGCGAATACGATGTAATGAAAGGAGATGAAAACATATGTATCAATCGTGGCCTACGATGCAAATGCCACATATTCCACCAGTGAACTATTATCCATACTATTCTCAACCGGTGTTGTTTCCAGCTCAGCCAGTCGTTCCGCCTGTTGTACCATCGATGTCTCCATTCGCTCCGCCAGCGGCTTCTCCTTTTGTACCGCCGATGTCTCCATTCATTCCTGCCCCGAAACCGCCAAGCTTGCTTGAGCAGTTTAAAACAAAAGAGGGAACGTATGATATCACAAAAATGATGAATACGATGGGGCAGGCGGTGCAAGTGATGAACCAGATGAGCGGTCTTGTAAAAGGATTAACGCAAACGTTTAAATTGTAACGTTTGCGTTTTTTCGTGCATTTATTCGATTGGAATAAATGTTTTTCGTTGCGGAAGACGAATGATCAGTTTGCCGTCTTGAAATGATGCTTGAGTGTCTGATTCACTCACAGGATAAGGAAGAAAAATCGATTTTGTCGCCCGTTCATACGTGCGTTTGCGTTGAACGAATTTCTTTTCGTCATCAATCGTTTCTGTTTGCTCATCATAAATAACCGACAACAATAGACGTGTATTGTCTATAAACTGTAGATGGACGCCATCGCGTGTCGCATTCGGAAGATGGGCGATAATGACGTATTCTTCATTCGTTTCACGTACATCGATCGGGATATAGACCGGTGAAAATGTACGATGCACATATTCATCAAGCGTGTATAACAGTTTTTTTAATGACCGATCATCAAAAAATGAGTCAAGCATGTGAGATAAATCTTTTTTCATCAACTTTCACTCCTTATGACATACGTTTGTTCGTAATATATGCAGGAAAAAATAAATTGTTCGCGAAACTTTTTATAGGTGATGGACGTAAATATGTAAAAGAGATGAGAAAGGAAGAGAGTGTGTGCAAAGAAAACGAGGGAAAAATGAACGACCAAATGTAAAAAAAATCGTCAACAAATATAAAGAAAAAGGAATGAATATTAGCCTATGTAAACCACGTTCGGCCATCAAATGGCTTTTTGTGCAAAACAGTTGCTTTTTTCCGCACATATGATACAATGAAATTAAAGTTCATACATGTCAAGAGACGAAGAGAGACCATACATGCATAATAAGCGAAACTTATTGTGCTTGTCTTGGTCTCTTTTTGTTTTACAAGGGGGAATGATGATGTTTTCGGCAAAAAGACGACTGCAAATGATAGAAGAAATGAGCCAAACGACGTACGATGTGCTGATTATTGGCGGGGGAATTACCGGCTGTGGCATTGCGCTCGATGCAGCGACGCGCGGCATGAAAACAGCATTGATTGAGATGCAAGATTTCGCCGCTGGAACATCGAGCCGTTCAACGAAGCTCGTTCATGGAGGATTACGTTATTTAAAACAGTTTGAAGTGAAAATGGTTGCAGAAGTCGGGAAAGAGCGAGCCATCGTATATGAAAACGGTCCGCATGTGACGACGCCGGAATGGATGTTATTGCCGATTCATCGCGGCGGCACGTTCGGGAAATGGAGCACGTCGATTGGATTATGGGTGTACGATCATTTAGCACGCGTTAAAAAAGAAGAGCGGCGAACGATGTTATCGGCGCATGAAACGTTACAAAAAGAACCATTAATTAAACAAGATGGACTGCTCGGTGGTGGGTATTATGTTGAGTATCGCACAGATGATGCACGTTTGACGATTGAAGTTATTAAAAAAGCAGTAGAATGCGGGGCGCATGCTGTCAACTACGTGAAGGCGGAGTCGTTTTTGTACGATAAAAACGGGCGCATCCATGGCGTGATGTGTCGCGAGCAAACGACAGGAAAAACATTTACGATCTATGCGAAAAAAATAGTGAATGCAGCAGGTCCATGGGTCGATGTACTGCGTGAAAAAGACGGCTCAAATGTCGGAAAAAAATTGCGTTTAACAAAAGGCGTACACATCGTCATCGACCAAGCACATTTTCCGCTTAAGCAAGCGGTATATTTTGATACGCCTGACGGTCGGATGGTATTTGCGATTCCGCGTGAAGGAAAAACGTACGTGGGAACAACAGATACGTTTTACGAAGGAGACCGCGCTCATCCGAAAATGACGCGTGAAGATCGCGACTATTTATTACGTGCCATTCATTACATGTTTCCGTCCGTTCGTTTGACGGAACAACAAATTGAATCAAGCTGGGCTGGAATTCGTCCGCTCATTTATGAAGAAGGGAAAGATCCGTCTGAAATTTCCCGCAAAGACGAAGTTTGGCAATCCCCGTCTGGTCTCATTACGATTGCGGGAGGAAAGTTAACTGGCTATCGCAAAATGGCGGAAACGGTTGTTGACCTTATTGCTAAACAGTTAGATGGGGCGTATCCGCCTTGCCGAACGAAACATTTACCAATTTCTGGTGGAGACGTCGGTGGTGCGAGCCGGTGGCATACGTTTCTATCCGAAAAAGTAGCTGAAGGGCTTGCTTACGGGTTTACAGAAAAAGAAGCAAAACAGCTCGTGCAGCGATACGGTACGAATGTTGATCGTTTATTTGCATTAGCTCGTACGTATGATCCTAATAACGTATCGCTACCGCTCGATTGGTATGTGATGTGCATCTATGCGCTCGAACACGAAATGACCGTTACGCCGCTTGACTTTTTCATTCGTCGCACAGGGGCCCTCTTTTTTGACATCGCTGCGGTTCGCCAGCTAAAAGAAGCCGTCATTGCACTTATGCAGTCATATTTTCATTGGACAGAAGAAGAACGAAACCGATATGAACAACAAGTAAACATGGCGCTTCATGATGCCGTCATTCCTTGTGATGAAGCGTAACGTTAGGCGGGGGATCCCGCCTTTTCTATTTCTTCCAACCTTTCTATAATGCGTCGTTTACGATAAAACATTGCACCTGCTTCAGCAATGTCGTGAATCATCGTTTGATTTGTCCATGCTCCAAATAACATTCCTACAATCGGAACGGATTGAAACAACTTTTTCCAACCGTACTGGTCGCGAAACGCCCAAACGATTTCGCGCCATCCTTGTAATTGTGACATCGTTTGTCGTTCATTTTTTGCTGTCCATTCATTTAATATCGCTTGCTTGCCAACGACGTCAGCAAGCGCAAATTGTAAACATTTGACGATAAACAATCGTTCTTCTTTCTCATGTGGATCAAATCCGTATACGATCGCAATTTCTTGCAACGTTTTTAAAGCGGTGCCTAAAACGACAGCAATATCGAGAAGCAACGTAAACGCTCCACCCAATCCTGTCGTTGCCCCTTGATACATCGCAAACGTTTTACGTTTCGCAATTAATGTTTCACACGCTTCATTCATCCGTTGTAAAGGAATCGAACGAACAGCGTGTAGCGTTGGCACTCCATAAAACGTTGATAAAACGGCTTCTTTATTTACTAAATATTGTCCGCCTGTTTGAATATATTGGCCAAGCTCATCAAGCAATTGCGCCATTTTTTTATGTATCCACGCCGGGGTCAATCGATCAAGTAAAGCAAAAGGCAAACGGCTTATTTTTTCCCAAAACCAAATGCGCTTTTGTTCTTTTTCCCATTGTTCAATAAGATGAAGTTGCTCGATTAAAAACGATTTGTCATCCATTTCTTTCACCCCATGCATACATACGTGTGAACCGCATAAAAGTTTCAAAAAAACACCGGCGATCGTGCCGGTGTCAATGAAATTGTACGTCAATTCGTTTTTTCTCATCAGCCTGCGCTTTCGGGATACGAATTTCAAGTACACCATTTTTATATGATGCTTGAACATGTTCATGTGCGGCAGGGGAGGGAAGAGGAATGGTACGATGAAACCGCCCATAAAACCGCTCTTGCCGATGCATATGTTCATCGTGTACGTCGTGTTGTCTGCGCACGTGTCCGCTAATCGATAACGTTTGATGATCGATATGAATATCGACGTCTTCTTTTCGCTCTAGCCCCGGAATGTCGCACGTCACAATCATTTCTTTTTCATTTTCATGCACATCGACGCGAGGCATACGAAACACACCATCTACGTGCGAAAAAAGGGAAGGAAAGCTAGAAAACATACGTTCTACATCTCGTCGCATCACATCTAATGAACGAAACGGATCCATCGAAAAACCTCCTCGTATTATATTCGCTACATATTTTGTGCAAATGACGAGATGTTATACAAAAAAACTTGCCTTAGCGGGAAGGCAAGTTTTCAAGCTGTTGTACGTATAAACGGACGAGTTCGTATTGTTGTTTCGCATCGAGCGATGATGACGCAATGCGCTTGAGCGCCAATGAAAATTTTTCGTAAGGCGATTTTCTCAAACGAGGATGTGTCATTTCATCTAATAAATCGCGGCGAATCGCATCGTATAGGACAGTTTCTGCATTGTTTTCTGTGGCAGGCAACGAACGGTGTGACCATAATGATCGATATGCTTCTAATAGCTCCATGAAAACCCTCCTCAGTCAATACGTTTAATCGTTTCTGCCATTTGCAAAAACGGATCTAACCCATCAGCTTGCTGAACGAAAATGGTGAGTCGCATCGGCGTTCCGCTCTTTACAACAAATACATACACTTCTCCATCTGTAATGGCACTTTTATATACGTCCGCTCCGTTTAAAAGCGTTCCTTTTGTCCACGTTACTTTTTCGACTGTGCCGTCTTTACTGCTTGCCTTTACGTACTGTTCTGCTTGTTCCTCGATTAACGACCAGTCCGCACCATCATCAATAAGTTCTACTGTCATCGATGCTTTTTCTTCGTCGAGAAAAATCATATCTTTGCCCGGTTCGACCGCTTCGGCTTGATAACCGTTTAAAATGTTTGCTTGAAACGGCTGATTGCTACTTTTGTATGTGAAAAATGATTCGTTCGGTTGTTCACTCGTTTCCGTTTCGGTTCGTTGAATCGTTTTCGCCATCGTCATAAACGTATCAAGCCAATTATCTTCTTTTTTCGTAAACACCGTTAAAAACATCGGTGCATCTTCT comes from Anoxybacillus flavithermus and encodes:
- a CDS encoding EcsC family protein, translated to MDDKSFLIEQLHLIEQWEKEQKRIWFWEKISRLPFALLDRLTPAWIHKKMAQLLDELGQYIQTGGQYLVNKEAVLSTFYGVPTLHAVRSIPLQRMNEACETLIAKRKTFAMYQGATTGLGGAFTLLLDIAVVLGTALKTLQEIAIVYGFDPHEKEERLFIVKCLQFALADVVGKQAILNEWTAKNERQTMSQLQGWREIVWAFRDQYGWKKLFQSVPIVGMLFGAWTNQTMIHDIAEAGAMFYRKRRIIERLEEIEKAGSPA
- a CDS encoding glycerol-3-phosphate dehydrogenase/oxidase, which produces MMFSAKRRLQMIEEMSQTTYDVLIIGGGITGCGIALDAATRGMKTALIEMQDFAAGTSSRSTKLVHGGLRYLKQFEVKMVAEVGKERAIVYENGPHVTTPEWMLLPIHRGGTFGKWSTSIGLWVYDHLARVKKEERRTMLSAHETLQKEPLIKQDGLLGGGYYVEYRTDDARLTIEVIKKAVECGAHAVNYVKAESFLYDKNGRIHGVMCREQTTGKTFTIYAKKIVNAAGPWVDVLREKDGSNVGKKLRLTKGVHIVIDQAHFPLKQAVYFDTPDGRMVFAIPREGKTYVGTTDTFYEGDRAHPKMTREDRDYLLRAIHYMFPSVRLTEQQIESSWAGIRPLIYEEGKDPSEISRKDEVWQSPSGLITIAGGKLTGYRKMAETVVDLIAKQLDGAYPPCRTKHLPISGGDVGGASRWHTFLSEKVAEGLAYGFTEKEAKQLVQRYGTNVDRLFALARTYDPNNVSLPLDWYVMCIYALEHEMTVTPLDFFIRRTGALFFDIAAVRQLKEAVIALMQSYFHWTEEERNRYEQQVNMALHDAVIPCDEA
- the recU gene encoding Holliday junction resolvase RecU, which translates into the protein MFKYPNGRTYEKKENEQTLRACTPDTYGNRGMTLEADLNETNTYYLAQGIAVIHKKPTPVQIVRVDYPKRSAAVIKEAYFKQPSTTDYNGIYRGKYIDFEAKETRNRTSFPLQNFHEHQIEHIKQVLTHGAICFVILRFTTFDETYLLDAHHLLEYWERKQQGGRKSITKAEVERRGHLIPLGYHPRIDYIHIVDKLYF
- a CDS encoding Hsp20/alpha crystallin family protein; this encodes MDPFRSLDVMRRDVERMFSSFPSLFSHVDGVFRMPRVDVHENEKEMIVTCDIPGLERKEDVDIHIDHQTLSISGHVRRQHDVHDEHMHRQERFYGRFHRTIPLPSPAAHEHVQASYKNGVLEIRIPKAQADEKKRIDVQFH
- a CDS encoding YppG family protein, with amino-acid sequence MYQSWPTMQMPHIPPVNYYPYYSQPVLFPAQPVVPPVVPSMSPFAPPAASPFVPPMSPFIPAPKPPSLLEQFKTKEGTYDITKMMNTMGQAVQVMNQMSGLVKGLTQTFKL
- a CDS encoding YppF family protein, coding for MTIVELKNKFIAMKQYEPIDANELLDFARQLYLRNELPLGMYRHLVRDLEALGAYKPDDERVVQYSGSIE
- a CDS encoding Hsp20/alpha crystallin family protein, yielding MKKDLSHMLDSFFDDRSLKKLLYTLDEYVHRTFSPVYIPIDVRETNEEYVIIAHLPNATRDGVHLQFIDNTRLLLSVIYDEQTETIDDEKKFVQRKRTYERATKSIFLPYPVSESDTQASFQDGKLIIRLPQRKTFIPIE